The proteins below come from a single Aegilops tauschii subsp. strangulata cultivar AL8/78 chromosome 6, Aet v6.0, whole genome shotgun sequence genomic window:
- the LOC109739210 gene encoding uncharacterized protein, whose amino-acid sequence MPCARAEDALPSSAAAADMVSAALIQKAAGAGGRRPAEPGRALQRTPHVSAGDVDAPAPAPAASCSGDDGKGSRSGRREESRRGRTRSYRSELEQEVKKLQRQLEKEIELHVALADAVTQNAPPPALNSSAKIPPETQELLVNIASLEGAVSNLEKELNDLYYQLCHERNERLLAENNPGGLPSASSDDRSLSTCTCTWEEHISSLRDLKFGGSESMRSMQQDLLTELEYDQDLGEESEDRQMVSLNRLLEKHQDISLNGLLEKHRDEEMQGSCSVENQGKEDEKIDDLSFEQSIQKLTSMKAGNLWNYPNQLSEEMVRCMRNIFLRLSESSKISGKASSDCSSSSAERLSGSTLASFSDTSIIPSMLRSSSVDSYHNDEMMNKARNFDPYKVSGKGTRRDIGNYCSAAEVSWMSVGKEQLEYASEALKKFRFLVEQLSKVNPNCLNSDERLAFWINLYNALIMHSYLAYGVPRNDIKLFSLMQKACYTVGGQSFSAAEIEYVILKMKTPVHRPQLSLMLALQKFKISEGHKKYSIDQAEPLLLFGLSCGMFSSPAVRIFTAANVRNELLESLRDYIQASVGISDRGKLLIPKLLQSYAKGAVEDSLFTDWICHHLSPEQVAAIREYSSQRRQRLLGARSFTVVAFDSKFRYLFLPDSSGSQKPQHRTGSLG is encoded by the exons ATGCCGTGCGCGCGGGCCGAGGACGCGCtcccctcctccgccgccgccgccgacatggtcTCCGCCGCCCTGATCCAGAaggcggccggcgccggcggaCGGAGGCCCGCCGAGCCAGGCCGCGCGCTGCAGCGCACGCCGCACGTGTCCGCGGGGGACGTCgacgcgccggcgccggcgccggcggccagcTGCTCCGGG GATGATGGCAAGGGCAGCCGCAGCGGGAGGAGAGAGGAGAGCCGCCGGGGCAGGACGCGGAGCTACCGGTCGGAGCTCGAGCAGGAA GTCAAGAAACTGCAGAGGCAGCTCGAGAAAGAGATCGAGTTGCACGTGGCGTTGGCGGACGCCGTCACGCAGAACGCGCCGCCGCCTGCATTGAATTCTTCTGCCAagatcccacctgag ACACAGGAGCTACTAGTGAACATTGCCTCCCTGGAGGGTGCCGTTTCGAACCTCGAAAAGGAGTTAAATGATCTGTATTACCAGCTTTGTCATGAGAGGAATGAACGGCTACTTGCCGAAAATAACCCAGGAGGCTTGCCATCTGCGTCCTCAGATGACCGCTCGCTGTCAACTTGCACGTGTACATGGGAAGAA CACATATCATCGTTGAGGGATTTGAAGTTTGGAGGATCCGAGTCAATGAGATCAATGCAACAAGATTTACTCACAGAACTTGAATATGACCAGGATCTTGGAGAAGAATCCGAAGATAGACAAATGGTTTCCCTAAATAGGCTGCTTGAGAAACACCAAGATATCTCTTTAAATGGACTGTTGGAAAAGCACCGGGATGAAGAG ATGCAAGGATCGTGCTCGGTGGAAAATCAAGGCAAAGAAGATGAGAAGATCGATGATTTATCATTTGAACAGTCCATTCAAAAGTTAACTAGCATGAAAGCAGGAAATCTTTGGAACTATCCAAATCAGCTATCAGAGGAGATGGTGCGCTGCATGAGAAACATTTTCCTCCGTTTATCTGAATCCTCCAAGATATCTGGGAAGGCATCTTCTGATTGTTCATCTTCCTCAGCGGAGCGTCTATCTGGTTCTACACTGGCATCCTTCTCAGATACATCCATAATACCCTCGATGCTACGGAGTTCTTCGGTTGACTCCTATCACAATGATGAGATGATGAATAAAGCAAGAAACTTTGACCCGTATAAAGTTAGTGGAAAGGGAACCCGTAGAGACATCGGAAACTACTGTTCAGCAGCTGAAGTATCTTGGATGTCGGTTGGAAAGGAGCAACTTGAATATGCATCTGAAGCTCTAAAAAAGTTCAG ATTTCTTGTGGAGCAGCTATCAAAAGTTAACCCTAATTGTTTGAACTCTGATGAGCGGCTAGCCTTTTGGATTAACTTGTATAATGCGCTGATAATGCAT TCATACCTAGCATACGGAGTTCCCCGGAATGACATCAAGCTTTTCTCTCTAATGCAAAAG GCCTGTTACACAGTTGGTGGGCAGTCGTTCAGTGCAGCTGAAATAGAGTATGTGATACTAAAGATGAAGACTCCAGTGCACCGGCCCCAACTT TCTTTGATGTTGGCTCTTCAGAAGTTCAAAATTTCTGAGGGGCACAAGAAGTATTCGATCGATCAAGCTGAGCCCCTTCTGCTGTTTGGTCTCAGTTGTGGAATGTTCTCTTCACCAGCT GTAAGAATCTTCACTGCAGCAAACGTCAGGAACGAGCTTCTGGAGTCATTGAGAGACTACATCCAAGCTTCCGTCGGCATAAGTGACCGAGGGAAACTACTGATCCCAAAGCTACTGCAGAGTTACGCCAAGGGGGCCGTCGAAGACTCCCTGTTCACGGACTGGATCTGCCATCACCTCTCACCTGAACAAGTAGCAGCCATCCGAGAGTATTCCTCTCAGAGGAGGCAGCGGCTTCTCGGGGCACGCAGTTTCACCGTGGTCGCGTTCGACTCGAAATTCCGGTACCTGTTCTTGCCTGACAGCAGTGGCTCCCAGAAGCCACAACACAGAACAGGCTCCctaggctga
- the LOC109739209 gene encoding DNA (cytosine-5)-methyltransferase DRM2 yields the protein MRRPLRRLPSLLVRGLRRHLPLRPNLLPRRRPQCPSSALPGASFSAAAAVPPPPSPASSSSRAATVAVPLRTRIAAVFAKYPCRIPNSFVSCIISQNKRYSGIRVSPRVLARPPVVCAPRRGMAALSSLVGDCSTSGCAPRSIEDDRDDDDLDSENWDGNNDAAGGREPNSDRSDDEATDSFIDFFGQRKKARLVEESDKKRKRYGGEAQGNRPPFDGSQDDPMPLPNPMVGFNLPSDRLRSVKRRLSEKAIGPPFFYYENVALAPRGVWRTISRTLYDIEPEFVDSKYLCAAARKRGYIHNLPIDNRSPLLPLPPKNIFKAFPDYERWWPSWDPRRQLNCLLTSVASAKLTERIKYALASSGTLPSPSVQKYVTDECRKWNLVWIGKNKVAPLEPHEMEYLLGFPRDHTRGVCKMERYKALGNSFQVDTVAYHLSVLRDMFPDGINVGYQ from the exons ATGAGGCGACCGCTCCGCCGCCTCCCCTCCTTGCTCGTCCGCGGCCTCCGTCGCCATCTTCCTCTCCGCCCGAATCTTCTTCCTCGCCGGCGGCCACAGTGCCCATCTTCCGCCCTTCCCGGAGCTTCTTTCTCGGCGGCGGCCGCCGTACCACCTCCCCCCTCGCCTGCATCTTCTTCCTCGCGAGCGGCCACCGTCGCCGTCCCCCTCCGCACCCGTATCGCGGCCGTATTTGCCAAGTATCCCTGCCGCATCCCGAATTCTTTCGTTTCTTgtatcatatcacaaaacaagaGATACTCAGGGATACGCGTATCCCCACGCGTCCTGGCGCGTCCCCCTGTCGTGTGCGCGCCGCGCAGGGGCATGGCGGCGCTTTCGAGTTTGGTGGGTGACTGCTCTACTTCTGGCTGCGCCCCCCGGAGTATTGAAGATGACCGCGACGACGACGATCTTGATTCCGAGAATTGGGATGGCAACAATGATGCTGCTGGTGGGAGAGAGCCCAACTCTGATCGGTCTGATGATGAG GCTACGGACAGCTTCATTGATTTCTTTGGACAGAGAAAGAAAGCGAGACTCGTTGAAGAGAGCGATAAGAAGAGGAAACGATATGGAGGTGAAGCACAAGGAAATCGACCTCCTTTTGATGGTAGCCAGGATGACCCAATGCCCCTTCCAAATCCAATGGTCGGGTTTAATCTGCCTAGTGACAGGCTACGGTCAGTTAAGAGAAGGCTTTCAGAGAAAGCTATTGGACCCCCTTTCTTTTATTATGAGAATGTGGCCTTAGCCCCTAGAGGTGTATGGAGAACTATTTCAAGAACCTTGTATGACATTGAACCAGAATTTGTGGATTCTAAGTACCTTTGTGCGGCTGCCAGGAAACGAGGTTATATACACAATCTACCAATTGATAACAGGTCACCTCTCCTTCCCCTCCCCCCAAAGAATATATTTAAAGCATTCCCTGATTATGAGAGgtggtggccttcctgggacccaaGAAGGCAGCTAAACTGCCTGCTGACGAGTGTGGCAAGTGCAAAGCTGACAGAACGGATCAAGTATGCTCTTGCAAGCTCAGGCACTCTACCATCTCCAAGCGTTCAGAAGTATGTCACAGATGAATGCAGGAAATGGAATCTTGTGTGGATTGGAAAGAACAAGGTTGCACCTTTGGAGCCTCATGAGATGGAGTATCTACTTGGTTTCCCAAGAGACCACACGAGGGGAGTCTGCAAGATGGAGAGGTACAAAGCTCTTGGCAACTCATTTCAAGTGGATACAGTTGCTTATCACTTGTCAGTGTTGAGGGACATGTTTCCTGATGGTATAAATGTAGGTTACCAATGA
- the LOC109739208 gene encoding tyrosine-sulfated glycopeptide receptor 1-like, whose product MQMQPHHCPNRSRPFLGLALLLLLVSLASPASSCTAQERSSLLQLLAGLSRDDGLAAAWRRNTDCCTWDGITCGGPDGAVTDVSLASRGLEGSISPFLGNLTGLLRLNLSRNSLSGGLPLELVSSSSIVVLDVSFNRLTGVLSELPPSTPALPLQVLNISSNLFTGRFPSAIWEVMKSLVALNASTNSFTGQIPITPCVSAPSLAVLELSFNEFSGNIPPGLSNCSMLKLLGAGYNNLNGTLPDELFKVTSLEHLSLPSNGLEGAINGISKLTNLVALDLGGNELTGSIPESIGELKRLEELHLEHNNMSGELPSTLSNCTNLVTIDLKSNQFIGELTQVNFTSLPNLKVLDLLYNNLTGTVPESMYSCSRLTAIRLSSNNFHGQLSERIGNLKSLAFLSLVNNSLTNITRTLQILRSSRSLTTLLLGFNFMHETMPEDINTDGFGSLQVFSMNDCSLSGTIPHWLSKLPNLEMLFLHNNHLTGSIPDWISSLNLLFYLDITNNSLTGEIPSALMEMPMLKSDKTAPKVFELPVYNKSPFMQYRMPSAFPKVLNLGMNNFTGVIPEKIGQLKGLVSLNLSSNQLSGEIPEAICNLTNLQALDLSGNHLIGTIPAALNNLHFLSKFNISNNDLEGSIPAVGQLSTFPNSSFDGNPKLCGHMLVNHCGSAETPLITQRRKKKKSVFALAFGVFFGGVAILFLLARLLVLLKGTSFMKKRQNNNSDDIEATSSNLNSEYSLVMVPRGKGEQNKLTLTDLLKATKNFDKDHIIGCGGYGLVYKAELPDGSKVAIKKLNSEMCLMEREFSAEVDALSTAEHDNLVPFWGYCIQGDSRLLIYSYMENGSLDDWLHNRDNDDSPFLDWPMRLKIAQGASQGLSYIHDGCKPHIVHRDIKSSNILLDKDFKAYVADFGLSRLIFQNRTHVTTELVGTLGYIPPEYGQGWVATLRGDMYSFGVVLLELVTGRRPVQICPRSKELVKWVQEMRSKGKQIEVLDPTLRGTGYEEQMLKVLEVASQCVDHNPGVRPAIQEVVSFLNTIDANLQKQNSVSSQCR is encoded by the coding sequence ATGCAGATGCAGCCACACCATTGCCCAAACAGGAGCAGGCCTTTCCTCGGCTTGGCCCTCCTGCTGCTGCTCGTCTCCTTGGCCTCCCCGGCCAGCTCCTGCACGGCGCAGGAGAGGAGCTCCCTCCTCCAGCTCCTCGCTGGGCTCTCGCGGGACGACGGGCTTGCGGCGGCCTGGCGGAGGAACACGGACTGCTGCACGTGGGATGGGATCACCTGCGGCGGCCCCGATGGAGCGGTCACCGATGTTTCGCTGGCTTCTCGAGGCCTCGAGGGGTCCATCTCGCCGTTCCTGGGCAACCTcaccggcctcctccgcctcaaCCTGTCACGCAACTCGCTGTCCGGCGGCTTGCCGCTGGAGTTGGTGTCATCGAGCAGCATCGTTGTCCTTGACGTCAGCTTCAACCGCCTGACTGGAGTGCTGAGCGAGCTGCCACCTTCAACACCTGCGCTGCCTCTGCAGGTACTCAACATCTCAAGCAACCTGTTTACAGGAAGGTTTCCATCTGCTATATGGGAGGTGATGAAGAGCCTGGTCGCGCTCAATGCCAGCACCAACAGCTTTACTGGGCAGATACCAATTACCCCCTGTGTGAGCGCGCCGTCTTTGGCCGTGCTCGAACTCAGTTTTAACGAGTTCAGTGGAAATATCCCTCCAGGACTCAGTAATTGCTCCATGCTGAAACTCCTCGGCGCTGGCTACAACAACCTCAATGGGACTCTTCCAGACGAGCTCTTCAAAGTTACCTCGTTAGAGCACCTCTCTTTGCCTAGCAATGGCTTAGAAGGAGCTATCAATGGCATCAGCAAGCTCACAAATCTGGTCGCCCTTGATCTTGGGGGGAATGAGCTCACTGGCAGTATTCCAGAGTCTATTGGTGAGCTGAAGAGATTGGAGGAGCTGCATTTGGAACACAATAACATGTCAGGGGAGCTGCCATCAACTCTGAGCAACTGCACAAATCTCGTAACAATTGACCTCAAGAGCAACCAGTTCATTGGAGAACTTACCCAGGTCAACTTCACAAGCCTGCCAAATCTAAAAGTTTTAGATCTTCTGTACAACAACTTAACAGGCACAGTTCCAGAAAGCATGTACTCCTGCAGCCGGCTGACTGCAATACGGCTATCTAGTAACAATTTCCATGGCCAGTTGTCAGAAAGAATAGGCAATCTGAAGTCCCTCGCATTCCTGTCACTTGTTAACAACTCCCTGACAAATATCACAAGAACACTTCAGATCCTTAGGAGTTCCAGGAGCCTcaccacccttcttcttgggttCAACTTCATGCATGAGACCATGCCAGAGGATATCAACACTGATGGTTTTGGGAGTCTTCAGGTTTTTTCGATGAATGACTGTTCATTGTCTGGAACAATTCCTCATTGGTTATCAAAGCTACCGAATTTGGAGATGTTATTTTTACACAACAATCACCTCACTGGGTCAATACCTGACTGGATCAGCAGCCTAAACTTGCTCTTCTATCTAGACATAACAAACAACAGCCTTACAGGGGAAATTCCAAGTGCCTTAATGGAGATGCCAATGCTAAAGTCAGACAAAACTGCACCAAAGGTCTTTGAGCTGCCTGTTTATAATAAGAGCCCATTTATGCAATATCGCATGCCCAGTGCTTTTCCTAAAGTACTGAATCTAGGGATGAATAACTTCACTGGCGTGATACCTGAGAAGATTGGTCAGTTGAAAGGACTCGTTTCCCTCAACCTGAGCTCCAACCAACTATCTGGAGAGATCCCAGAAGCAATCTGCAACCTCACGAACCTGCAGGCGCTCGACTTGTCTGGTAATCATCTCATTGGTACAATTCCAGCTGCACTAAACAATCTGCACTTCCTTTCCAAATTCAACATTTCCAATAATGACCTAGAAGGATCTATTCCGGCTGTGGGGCAGCTTAGCACGTTTCCAAATTCTAGCTTTGATGGCAACCCAAAATTGTGCGGCCATATGCTTGTAAACCACTGCGGCTCAGCTGAAACACCTCTGATCACCCAGAGACGAAAGAAAAAGAAGAGTGTTTTTGCACTTGCATTTGGTGTATTTTTCGGAGGGGTGGCCATTCTTTTCTTGCTGGCTCGTCTCCTTGTCTTGCTCAAGGGTACAAGTTTCATGAAAAAAAGGCAGAACAACAACAGCGATGACATAGAGGCAACATCTTCAAATCTCAATTCAGAATACtccttggtgatggttccacGAGGCAAGGGAGAACAAAACAAACTCACACTGACGGATCTCCTGAAGGCTACAAAGAACTTTGACAAGGATCATATCATTGGCTGTGGAGGATATGGGCTAGTCTACAAGGCTGAGCTACCTGATGGCTCAAAGGTCGCCATAAAAAAGCTCAATAGTGAAATGTGTCTGATGGAAAGGGAATTCAGTGCAGAGGTTGATGCACTCTCCACGGCAGAGCATGACAATCTTGTACCATTCTGGGGTTACTGCATACAGGGAGATTCAAGACTACTGATATACTCCTACATGGAGAACGGCAGCCTGGATGATTGGCTTCACAACAGGGACAATGATGACAGCCCATTTCTTGACTGGCCGATGCGGCTGAAGATTGCACAAGGAGCAAGCCAGGGTCTATCTTACATCCACGATGGATGCAAGCCTCACATTGTTCACCGTGACATCAAGTCGAGCAACATCCTACTGGACAAAGACTTCAAAGCTTATGTTGCAGACTTTGGGCTGTCCAGATTGATCTTTCAAAACAGAACTCATGTGACAACTGAGTTGGTTGGTACTCTCGGTTACATCCCCCCAGAGTACGGGCAAGGATGGGTTGCTACATTGAGAGGTGATATGTACAGTTTTGGTGTGGTCCTGCTTGAACTGGTCACGGGGAGGCGGCCTGTTCAAATCTGTCCCAGGTCAAAAGAGCTTGTCAAGTGGGTACAGGAGATGAGATCCAAAGGGAAGCAGATTGAAGTCCTGGATCCAACACTTCGAGGCACAGGATATGAAGAACAGATGCTGAAGGTGCTTGAAGTTGCTTCCCAGTGTGTCGACCACAATCCTGGCGTGAGGCCAGCCATACAGGAGGTAGTATCTTTCCTGAACACCATAGACGCTAACCTGCAGAAGCAAAATTCAGTTAGCTCACAATGTAGATAG